In the genome of Flavobacteriales bacterium, one region contains:
- a CDS encoding T9SS type A sorting domain-containing protein, translated as MSALPDRYPTDLAFHPNNDSIIYVTYLGFGSGHVFVTEDFGQSRMDITGSLPDIPTNAIAVDPDYPQVLYVGNDLGVYMSEDYGSTWNSFQMGLPEAVIAMDLVVSRPNRKLRLATHGNGAYQRNMPLPTNIGAEEPIAPQAQIYPNPFADRLNIEVPRGTKVAVIDMQGRVVYRGVPGTLETSAWPSGAYVVHWEGQSRRVVKQ; from the coding sequence ATGAGCGCGCTACCCGATCGTTATCCGACCGACTTGGCCTTCCATCCCAACAACGATAGTATCATTTATGTTACCTATTTGGGCTTCGGTAGCGGACATGTTTTCGTAACCGAGGACTTCGGTCAAAGCCGGATGGATATCACGGGCTCGCTCCCCGATATCCCCACCAACGCCATCGCCGTGGATCCGGATTACCCGCAAGTACTATACGTCGGCAACGACTTGGGGGTGTACATGAGTGAGGATTATGGAAGTACCTGGAACTCCTTTCAGATGGGGCTGCCCGAAGCTGTGATCGCCATGGACCTCGTTGTGAGCCGGCCTAATCGAAAGCTGCGGTTGGCCACACACGGCAATGGAGCCTATCAGCGCAACATGCCACTGCCGACCAATATTGGTGCCGAGGAACCCATCGCGCCGCAGGCTCAGATATACCCCAATCCCTTCGCGGATCGTTTGAATATAGAGGTGCCTCGCGGCACGAAGGTCGCCGTGATCGATATGCAGGGCCGCGTGGTGTACCGAGGTGTCCCCGGCACTCTGGAGACGTCGGCGTGGCCGTCGGGGGCCTATGTTGTGCACTGGGAAGGGCAGAGCAGGCGAGTCGTCAAGCAATAA
- a CDS encoding sigma-70 family RNA polymerase sigma factor translates to MEIDSELIEKCIERDQRAQYTLYRKCYGILMGTCFRYADQKVDAESLLNFAFCKILMNLEKYKPEVPFEAWIRRITINTIIDEFRKQKKYRETHSYPDEYLPDGHVDMNMADAHFQAEELKKLILRLPRVSQKVFNLYVIDGYKHAEISEMLKISEGTSKWHLSHARKLLRKMIKEELKDIRIDL, encoded by the coding sequence ATGGAAATTGATAGTGAACTCATAGAAAAGTGTATTGAGCGTGATCAACGCGCTCAGTATACCCTGTACCGCAAGTGCTACGGCATCTTGATGGGTACCTGTTTTCGCTATGCGGACCAAAAAGTCGATGCCGAATCGCTGTTGAATTTCGCGTTCTGCAAGATTCTCATGAATCTGGAAAAGTACAAACCCGAAGTCCCCTTTGAAGCCTGGATACGCCGAATTACGATCAATACGATCATCGACGAGTTCAGAAAGCAGAAGAAATACCGGGAAACGCATTCGTACCCCGATGAATATTTACCTGACGGGCACGTGGATATGAATATGGCCGACGCCCATTTTCAGGCGGAGGAATTGAAGAAGCTGATCTTGCGGTTGCCGCGGGTTTCGCAGAAGGTGTTCAACCTGTATGTGATCGACGGGTACAAACACGCTGAGATCAGCGAGATGCTGAAGATCTCCGAAGGTACGAGCAAGTGGCACTTGTCGCACGCGAGAAAGTTGTTGAGGAAAATGATCAAAGAAGAACTAAAGGATATTCGCATTGACTTATAA
- a CDS encoding PorT family protein, giving the protein MTYKELDKLFREKFAAVDREFQESSWDKAKALIEKEDPAVVDDLVRRKFAAQRFAFNEGSWIAAKGMVDSMYRRMWIRDIAMRVGVFAAVLAISFGADSLVSSNVFGIDMPKGRPAVNFVANEVELDREGLATSETNEAETESGIENEADLKRTDEEFRSVRGPGGGTGTPIATNDEKSTSSGSPSESIAMAEADGADEGVSNETEIAEQAEVTELEPEELEEERGESRPPSARPSAPGMFNPIKGKSSYFGFTMGARVYEDFASAETGQVQISPTVGFRYAYMFHPKLSLNVGALYSYRRSTQTGHEFAGASYSFGAHNHSMKMVSSVMYQADIPLYLRYQVARGHFVYTGGYASITMASKNETASLTTAPYAGDVSNDDVAWGHMPGMRYWGYGVILGYDLRINENWQIGLRGRWGLVDWSEDDVIVDSPYDRNKEIKLLIEYRLND; this is encoded by the coding sequence TTGACTTATAAGGAACTCGATAAGTTATTTCGGGAGAAGTTCGCGGCTGTAGACCGCGAATTTCAAGAGTCCTCTTGGGATAAGGCGAAAGCCTTGATCGAGAAGGAAGACCCGGCCGTGGTCGACGACTTGGTACGACGCAAATTCGCCGCACAGCGATTTGCCTTTAACGAGGGATCGTGGATAGCCGCTAAGGGAATGGTCGACAGTATGTATCGCCGCATGTGGATTCGCGATATCGCTATGCGCGTTGGAGTCTTTGCGGCCGTGCTGGCTATTTCATTCGGGGCCGATTCATTGGTTTCGAGTAATGTTTTTGGCATCGATATGCCAAAGGGCCGGCCGGCTGTGAACTTTGTGGCTAACGAAGTGGAATTGGACCGCGAAGGTTTAGCGACCAGCGAGACGAACGAAGCTGAAACTGAATCCGGAATCGAGAACGAAGCGGATTTAAAAAGGACGGATGAAGAATTTCGATCGGTCCGTGGGCCAGGTGGTGGCACAGGTACGCCGATCGCTACTAACGACGAAAAGAGCACCAGCTCTGGTAGTCCGTCTGAGTCGATCGCCATGGCTGAAGCTGATGGGGCCGACGAAGGTGTTTCCAACGAAACCGAGATCGCAGAGCAGGCCGAAGTAACGGAGCTTGAGCCTGAGGAGCTTGAGGAGGAGCGGGGAGAGTCTCGCCCACCGAGTGCTCGTCCATCGGCACCTGGAATGTTCAACCCCATAAAAGGGAAATCGAGCTATTTCGGTTTCACCATGGGCGCACGGGTATATGAGGATTTTGCCAGTGCCGAGACCGGGCAGGTGCAGATCTCGCCTACGGTCGGATTCAGATACGCGTACATGTTCCACCCGAAGTTGTCGCTCAATGTCGGTGCGCTTTACTCGTACCGCAGATCGACCCAAACGGGACATGAGTTCGCCGGAGCATCGTATAGTTTTGGGGCCCATAATCACTCGATGAAAATGGTGTCTTCAGTTATGTATCAGGCCGATATCCCACTCTACTTGCGCTATCAGGTGGCTCGTGGCCACTTCGTATATACGGGAGGGTATGCTTCGATCACGATGGCGAGTAAAAACGAAACGGCTAGTTTGACCACGGCTCCGTATGCCGGAGATGTTTCCAACGACGACGTTGCTTGGGGACATATGCCGGGAATGCGCTATTGGGGTTATGGCGTGATACTCGGCTACGACCTGCGCATCAATGAGAACTGGCAGATCGGACTCCGCGGCCGGTGGGGTCTGGTCGATTGGAGCGAGGATGATGTTATTGTTGACAGTCCTTACGACCGAAATAAAGAGATCAAACTTTTGATCGAATATCGCCTCAACGATTAA